The following are from one region of the Pseudohongiella spirulinae genome:
- the mutS gene encoding DNA mismatch repair protein MutS encodes MSIIATHLQQQDAVLTTSDLSAHTPMMQQFLRIKAQQPEHLLFYRMGDFYELFFDDATKAAELLDITLTARGHSDGKPIPMCGVPYHSAERYLARLVELGFSVAICEQTGDPATSKGPVERQVVRIVTPGTVSDEALLKERRDCIVLAVTGHKTSSSRPEYGLAWMDVSGGRFRVCEVSGHEAMLAEVERLQPSELLFDDSLSLPAEISSRIGARRRPVWEFDTDTCYRQLTSHFRSRDLRGFDFEHRLQAIRAAGALLSYVKDTQRSELPHIQTVQVEQPDDALILDAASRRNLEIDRNLNGGSGNTLMSVIDKTATTMGSRLLNRWLNRPLRFGTELRHRQQTVADLLQNYHFETIQPILKKIGDLERILARVALGSARPRDMARLRDALAALPELQQILTTASRATQSDRVKKLAQRISEFPQLCQLLSHALVANPPVVIREGGVIAEGYDAQLDELRSLSSNAGQYLIDLELREKQRTGLSTLKVGYNRVHGYFIEVSKAQAEQMPAEYQRRQTLKNAERFITPELKTFEDKVLSANSKALAREKDLYDRLMQEAGEFLAELQGSAAALAELDVLCNFADRALNLNWVQPVLVEHTEVNITQGRHPVVEQVLETQFVANDTHLSAQRQMLIITGPNMGGKSTYMRQTALIVLLAFCGSHVPASAASIGPIDRIFTRIGSSDDLAGGRSTFMVEMTETANILHNASANSLVLMDEVGRGTSTFDGLSLAWACALHIADKIGALTLFATHYFELTVLADSYPQIDNVHLDATEHQQGIVFMHTVKPGPANQSYGLQVAQLAGIPPDVIQQARQKLLALEKLAGKPALSCQGPIQDDLFVSPDHPVVDRLRELDPDALTPRQAMDLLYQLKQSCS; translated from the coding sequence ATGTCTATAATAGCCACCCATCTCCAGCAGCAGGATGCCGTTTTGACCACTTCGGATCTCTCCGCACACACCCCGATGATGCAACAGTTTCTACGCATCAAGGCCCAGCAGCCCGAACATCTGTTGTTCTATCGTATGGGTGATTTCTACGAGCTGTTTTTTGACGATGCTACCAAGGCCGCAGAATTGCTGGATATTACGCTGACAGCAAGAGGTCATTCGGACGGCAAACCAATTCCTATGTGCGGAGTTCCATATCATTCAGCCGAGCGTTATCTGGCCAGGCTGGTTGAACTGGGCTTCTCCGTTGCAATCTGTGAGCAAACAGGCGACCCTGCCACCAGCAAAGGGCCGGTGGAGCGTCAGGTGGTGAGAATTGTTACCCCGGGCACTGTCAGCGATGAGGCGCTTCTGAAAGAGCGCCGTGACTGCATAGTATTAGCCGTGACAGGACATAAAACCTCATCTTCCAGGCCTGAATATGGTCTGGCCTGGATGGATGTCAGCGGCGGCCGCTTCAGGGTGTGCGAGGTCAGCGGCCATGAAGCCATGCTGGCTGAGGTGGAAAGGTTACAACCGTCCGAGTTGCTATTCGACGACAGTCTCTCATTGCCCGCAGAGATCAGCTCACGAATCGGAGCGCGGCGCCGACCGGTCTGGGAATTTGACACTGATACATGTTACCGGCAACTGACCTCCCATTTCAGATCACGGGACCTGCGGGGCTTTGACTTTGAGCACCGATTACAGGCTATACGCGCCGCCGGAGCCCTGCTGAGCTATGTAAAGGACACTCAGCGTTCGGAACTGCCGCATATCCAGACTGTCCAGGTTGAACAGCCTGACGACGCCCTGATTCTGGATGCTGCCAGTCGCCGCAACCTGGAAATTGACCGCAACCTCAATGGCGGGTCCGGCAATACGCTGATGTCGGTCATAGACAAGACAGCAACAACAATGGGCAGCCGCCTGTTGAACCGCTGGCTTAACCGGCCGCTGCGCTTTGGCACAGAACTGAGACATCGCCAGCAAACTGTTGCCGACCTGCTGCAGAACTACCACTTTGAAACCATACAACCGATATTAAAAAAAATTGGCGACCTTGAGCGCATCCTGGCGCGGGTGGCGCTGGGCAGCGCTCGGCCGCGTGACATGGCCCGCCTGCGTGACGCTCTGGCAGCACTGCCAGAGCTTCAGCAGATTCTGACCACCGCATCTCGGGCAACGCAAAGCGACAGAGTTAAAAAACTGGCTCAGCGGATCAGCGAATTTCCGCAGCTTTGTCAGCTACTGAGTCACGCGCTCGTTGCAAACCCACCGGTTGTTATTCGAGAAGGCGGCGTCATTGCTGAGGGTTACGATGCCCAACTGGATGAATTACGCAGCCTGAGCTCTAATGCCGGACAATATCTGATTGATCTGGAGCTGCGCGAGAAGCAGCGCACTGGCCTGAGTACTCTGAAAGTCGGTTATAACCGTGTTCACGGTTACTTCATAGAGGTCAGCAAAGCGCAGGCAGAACAGATGCCCGCTGAATACCAGCGTCGCCAGACCCTGAAGAATGCCGAACGTTTTATTACCCCGGAGCTTAAAACATTCGAGGATAAAGTCCTCAGCGCCAACAGTAAGGCGCTGGCGCGCGAAAAAGATCTTTACGACCGGCTTATGCAGGAAGCCGGAGAATTTCTTGCGGAACTGCAAGGCTCGGCAGCTGCACTGGCGGAACTTGACGTGCTTTGTAATTTTGCCGATCGGGCACTGAATCTGAACTGGGTCCAGCCTGTCCTGGTCGAGCACACAGAAGTCAATATCACTCAGGGCCGCCACCCGGTTGTCGAGCAGGTTCTGGAAACACAATTTGTTGCCAATGACACGCATTTGAGCGCACAGCGACAGATGTTGATTATTACCGGTCCGAATATGGGCGGAAAATCTACCTATATGAGGCAGACCGCGCTCATCGTGCTGCTGGCTTTTTGCGGCAGCCATGTACCTGCCAGCGCCGCCTCAATCGGACCGATTGACCGGATTTTCACCCGCATAGGCTCATCCGACGATCTGGCTGGCGGGCGCTCTACCTTTATGGTCGAAATGACCGAGACTGCCAATATTTTGCATAATGCCTCAGCCAACAGTCTTGTGCTGATGGATGAGGTTGGCCGCGGTACATCTACATTCGACGGTTTATCACTGGCCTGGGCCTGCGCCTTGCATATCGCCGATAAAATCGGTGCATTGACCCTTTTTGCAACCCATTATTTTGAGCTGACTGTATTAGCCGACTCTTACCCGCAAATCGACAACGTGCACCTTGATGCCACTGAACACCAGCAAGGTATCGTTTTTATGCACACGGTAAAACCGGGTCCGGCCAATCAGAGCTATGGGCTGCA
- a CDS encoding CinA family protein, which yields MDTHICTLAESIGSLLLRRGSSVSTAESCTGGWIAQALTAIPGSSGWFHLGLVTYANSAKHAFLQVPLSYLEGDQAPGAVSRETVEQMARGALEAADSDFAIASSGIAGPGGGSVSKPVGTVWLAWAWRRDGGTAAVAAREFLFSGDRESIRRQSVIAALEGLEGLLRDGRIKNI from the coding sequence ATGGACACTCATATTTGCACCCTCGCAGAATCCATAGGCAGCTTACTGCTCCGGCGCGGTTCCAGCGTAAGTACAGCGGAATCCTGTACCGGAGGCTGGATAGCACAGGCACTGACTGCCATACCCGGTAGTTCCGGCTGGTTTCATCTCGGACTTGTTACCTATGCAAACAGTGCGAAACATGCGTTTTTGCAGGTACCACTCAGCTATCTTGAAGGTGATCAGGCTCCCGGTGCGGTGAGCAGAGAAACCGTTGAGCAGATGGCTCGTGGTGCTCTGGAGGCTGCAGACTCGGATTTTGCCATCGCCAGTAGTGGAATTGCAGGTCCGGGAGGAGGTTCTGTCAGTAAGCCTGTGGGTACTGTCTGGCTGGCCTGGGCGTGGCGTCGCGATGGCGGGACTGCGGCAGTGGCGGCACGGGAATTCCTGTTTTCAGGCGACCGGGAGAGCATTCGACGTCAGTCTGTTATTGCGGCACTCGAAGGCTTGGAGGGTCTGCTGCGGGACGGTCGGATAAAAAATATATAA
- the recA gene encoding recombinase RecA, which yields MAEAHNRDPNKEKALGAALAQIERQFGKGSMMRLGDKGKESVPAISTGSLGLDVALGVGGLPRGRIVEIYGPESSGKTTLTLQVIAECQKAGGTCAFIDAEHALDPIYAGNLGVDVENLLVSQPDTGEQALEICDMIVRSGAVDVVVVDSVAALTPKAEIEGEMGDSHMGLQARLMSQALRKMTANIKNSNTLVIFINQIRMKIGVMFGSPETTTGGNALKFYASVRLDIRRIGSIKEGDEVVGNETRVKVVKNKVAPPFRQTEFQIMYGKGIYRMGEIIDLGVKLNLLDKSGAWYAYNGEKIGQGKKNVGTYLEENPDLAQELESKIRAQLLGGNTLLAGSDSEAVEADAD from the coding sequence ATGGCTGAAGCTCATAATCGCGACCCCAACAAAGAAAAAGCATTGGGTGCTGCATTGGCGCAGATAGAACGCCAGTTCGGCAAGGGTTCCATGATGCGCCTGGGTGATAAAGGCAAGGAGTCTGTGCCTGCCATATCAACCGGATCCCTTGGTCTGGATGTGGCGCTTGGCGTTGGTGGATTGCCGCGCGGGCGTATCGTCGAGATTTATGGTCCAGAGTCTTCGGGTAAAACGACTCTTACTTTGCAGGTTATTGCTGAGTGCCAGAAAGCCGGGGGTACATGCGCCTTCATTGATGCGGAGCACGCACTTGATCCGATCTATGCAGGTAATCTCGGCGTGGATGTTGAAAATTTGCTTGTCAGTCAGCCAGATACAGGAGAACAGGCTCTGGAAATCTGCGATATGATTGTCCGCTCGGGTGCCGTTGATGTCGTTGTAGTGGATTCTGTGGCAGCCCTGACACCGAAAGCAGAAATCGAAGGCGAGATGGGCGATAGTCATATGGGGCTTCAGGCCAGGCTCATGTCGCAGGCACTGCGTAAAATGACCGCCAACATCAAAAATTCCAATACGCTGGTTATTTTTATTAACCAGATCCGTATGAAAATCGGTGTCATGTTCGGTTCACCGGAAACAACCACGGGTGGTAATGCGCTGAAGTTCTATGCCTCTGTGCGCCTTGATATTCGCCGAATCGGCTCGATTAAGGAGGGTGACGAGGTCGTGGGTAACGAAACTCGGGTGAAAGTTGTCAAGAACAAGGTGGCGCCACCCTTCCGGCAGACCGAGTTCCAGATCATGTACGGTAAGGGGATCTATCGTATGGGTGAAATCATCGACCTGGGTGTAAAACTGAATCTACTCGATAAGTCAGGTGCCTGGTATGCCTATAACGGCGAAAAAATAGGACAAGGCAAAAAGAATGTAGGCACCTACCTGGAAGAGAATCCTGATCTTGCACAGGAGCTTGAAAGTAAAATCAGAGCTCAGTTGCTGGGTGGTAATACGCTGTTAGCGGGATCTGACTCCGAAGCTGTCGAAGCGGATGCCGACTGA
- a CDS encoding regulatory protein RecX: MDYLARREHSRLQLQRKLRNKFPDSQESEIDQVLNELESDKLLSDERFAESYCYSKSARGYGPLYIRHQLSRSGLSSGIIDRLLQSFDEDFWVERLAEFLARKRIYEWPEFGSPEWQRTNRLVLSRGFSAEHIKAISALPGLD, translated from the coding sequence ATGGATTACCTGGCACGGCGCGAGCACAGCAGGTTACAACTGCAACGCAAGTTGAGGAATAAGTTTCCGGACAGTCAAGAGTCCGAGATAGATCAGGTTCTCAATGAGCTGGAGTCCGACAAGTTGTTGTCCGACGAGCGGTTCGCAGAGTCCTATTGTTACAGTAAGTCTGCTCGCGGATATGGACCTTTATACATCCGTCATCAGCTCTCGCGGTCAGGTCTGTCTTCCGGCATCATTGATCGGTTGTTGCAGTCCTTTGATGAGGATTTTTGGGTCGAGAGACTGGCAGAATTTCTTGCTCGAAAACGCATATATGAATGGCCCGAATTTGGTAGTCCGGAATGGCAGCGTACGAATAGACTTGTGTTAAGCAGGGGATTTTCTGCAGAGCATATCAAGGCGATATCTGCATTACCTGGCCTTGATTAG
- a CDS encoding group I truncated hemoglobin: MSADSGRTLYEELGGSSGIEEIVDRFIVEIAFDNRVFERFADSNVERFREKITEHFCVLANGPCVYTGDSMIDTHAGMQISDAEFNAIVENLITAMDESGSPIAAQNKLLARLAVLKDEIAGI, encoded by the coding sequence ATGAGTGCTGACTCTGGGCGGACTCTGTATGAGGAACTCGGGGGAAGCTCGGGTATCGAGGAAATTGTCGACCGTTTTATCGTAGAAATCGCGTTTGACAACAGAGTCTTTGAGCGTTTTGCTGACTCCAACGTTGAACGCTTCAGAGAAAAAATTACCGAACACTTCTGTGTACTGGCTAATGGCCCATGTGTTTATACTGGAGATTCAATGATTGACACGCACGCAGGAATGCAAATCAGCGATGCAGAGTTTAACGCAATCGTAGAAAACCTGATCACGGCCATGGATGAATCAGGCTCTCCAATAGCCGCACAAAACAAACTGCTGGCCCGACTGGCAGTATTGAAAGATGAGATCGCGGGCATCTAA
- a CDS encoding DUF3034 family protein, with translation MNTGKSLSLLVILICVLLFSSSASASRSGEHSATTRQGKILGTGAVSSLSGASGGGLFPWATIGTYASSGQKGLNLFKTSVWLDDYRLTVDGAAIAIGDRFELAYANQSFRIKNTGAEIQQDKFTASYKILGDLLYGSAPQITLSFEHGALADNQIASSVGARDDTGTDFLLSAGKVWLDGLAHRTTLLNVNIRYGKQNQFGLLGHGGDAESGKLTTEIATAVFLNRNIAVGLEFRQKKDNLNAIREEHARDLFVAWFINKHVSVTGAWVDLGAIAGARDQRGVYLSLQATL, from the coding sequence GTGAATACCGGGAAATCCTTGTCTCTTCTTGTTATCTTGATTTGTGTGCTGTTGTTTTCGTCTTCGGCATCAGCAAGCAGATCAGGTGAACATAGTGCAACTACCCGCCAGGGCAAGATCCTGGGAACAGGCGCTGTCAGCAGCCTGTCAGGAGCAAGCGGTGGCGGGCTTTTTCCCTGGGCAACTATTGGGACCTACGCCAGCTCAGGACAGAAAGGCCTGAACCTGTTTAAAACAAGCGTATGGCTCGATGATTACAGATTGACAGTCGATGGTGCCGCCATCGCGATCGGAGACAGATTTGAGCTGGCTTATGCCAACCAATCTTTCAGGATCAAAAATACTGGGGCGGAGATACAACAGGACAAATTCACCGCCAGCTATAAAATTCTGGGGGACCTGCTTTATGGCTCTGCCCCACAGATCACACTTAGTTTTGAGCACGGTGCGTTGGCCGACAACCAAATCGCCTCCTCTGTCGGAGCTCGTGATGACACCGGCACAGATTTCCTGTTGAGCGCAGGCAAAGTCTGGCTAGACGGTCTGGCACATCGGACGACGCTACTGAACGTCAACATCAGATATGGAAAGCAGAATCAGTTCGGACTTCTGGGGCATGGAGGTGATGCAGAGTCAGGCAAACTGACTACAGAAATTGCGACAGCCGTTTTCCTCAATCGTAACATAGCGGTAGGCCTGGAATTTCGCCAAAAAAAGGACAACCTGAACGCGATTCGCGAAGAGCATGCCCGCGACCTGTTTGTGGCCTGGTTCATAAACAAGCATGTCTCCGTCACAGGGGCCTGGGTTGATTTGGGGGCTATCGCTGGCGCGAGAGATCAAAGAGGGGTTTATCTATCATTACAGGCAACATTATGA